One region of Thermococcus celericrescens genomic DNA includes:
- a CDS encoding DUF257 family protein yields the protein MAAHAVDSILFGLRPGETVLIEYSAVSSPELLLYLVCRRCRARGTPLLIDDISDAFAESVIRLDLMGLELEGLRNVPVIKIGGSRDIGSVFGRVEVDKYFLDFRYYNEIYKKIVPEEVVFNPVLGIHKLFIALDRHEVIRLIRNISTFVGKKSRVALYFLNLDIMERYSPELLSFFEETASTVLRWDFEGGKYRLRVVKAANSSIVGSTVSLSFRDISRP from the coding sequence ATGGCCGCTCACGCTGTGGACTCGATTCTTTTCGGACTTAGACCCGGTGAGACAGTCCTTATTGAGTACAGTGCGGTTTCCTCCCCTGAACTCCTCCTCTACCTGGTCTGCCGCAGGTGCAGGGCCCGGGGGACACCGCTCCTGATCGACGATATCTCCGATGCCTTCGCGGAGAGCGTCATCCGCCTGGACCTCATGGGGCTGGAGCTTGAGGGCCTCAGGAATGTCCCGGTTATAAAGATTGGAGGTAGCAGGGACATCGGAAGCGTCTTCGGGAGGGTGGAGGTGGATAAGTACTTCCTCGATTTTAGGTATTACAATGAGATCTACAAGAAGATAGTCCCCGAGGAGGTTGTTTTCAATCCGGTCCTTGGAATCCACAAGCTCTTTATCGCCCTTGATCGGCACGAGGTTATACGGCTGATCCGCAACATCTCGACCTTCGTCGGGAAGAAGAGCCGCGTGGCGCTGTACTTCCTCAACTTGGACATCATGGAGAGGTACTCCCCGGAGCTGCTCTCGTTCTTTGAAGAAACTGCCAGCACGGTGCTCCGGTGGGATTTCGAGGGCGGCAAATACAGGCTCCGGGTCGTCAAGGCCGCGAACAGCTCTATCGTGGGCTCCACAGTCTCCCTGAGCTTCAGGGACATATCGAGACCATAG